In a genomic window of Mastacembelus armatus chromosome 3, fMasArm1.2, whole genome shotgun sequence:
- the LOC113122484 gene encoding high choriolytic enzyme 1-like — protein sequence MTAPAGLLLLLLLGLSQAHPLQEGSREENPDTVDITTQILMTNNGTNEILLEGDMLVPRTRNALKCYYQNCRWKKGSNGLVTIPYTISSEFTSSERQVISQAMNAFRSTTCIRFVPRQNENDYISIENLSGCYSSLGRVGGKQVLSLNRQGCIYQGIIQHELNHGLGFQHEQSRSDRDSYVRINWENIAPQNAYNFNKEDTNNLNTPYDYSSIMHYGRTAFSIQGMDTITPIPNPNVPIGQRNGFSQWDITRIKLLYGC from the coding sequence ATGACTGCCCCTGCAggcctgttgctgctgctcctgcttgGCCTTTCTCAGGCTCATCCTCTCCAGGAaggaagcagagaagaaaaccCAGATACCGTTGACATCACTACCCAGATTCTGATGACCAACAATGGTACCAATGAGATCCTGCTAGAAGGGGACATGCTggttcccagaaccagaaacGCCCTGAAATGCTATTACCAGAACTGCCGGTGGAAGAAAGGCTCCAATGGCTTGGTGACGATCCCCTACACCATTAGCAGTGAGTTCACTAGTTCAGAAAGGCAAGTCATCAGCCAGGCCATGAACGCATTCCGCAGCACAACCTGCATCCGCTTCGTCCCCCGTCAGAACGAGAACGACTACATCAGTATCGAGAACCTGTCTGGATGTTACAGCTCTCTGGGCAGAGTTGGGGGCAAACAGGTGCTCTCTCTCAACAGGCAGGGCTGCATCTACCAAGGCATCATCCAGCATGAGCTCAACCACGGCCTGGGCTTCCAGCACGAGCAGAGCAGGAGCGACCGCGACAGCTACGTCAGGATCAACTGGGAGAACATCGCCCCACAGAATGCCTACAACTTCAACAAGGAGGACACCAATAACCTCAACACTCCCTATGACTACTCCTCCATCATGCACTATGGAAGAACAGCCTTCTCCATCCAGGGGATGGACACCATCACCCCCATCCCTAACCCCAATGTCCCAATTGGTCAGAGAAATGGCTTCTCCCAGTGGGACATCACGAGGATCAAACTGCTCTACGGCTGCTAA
- the LOC113122483 gene encoding high choriolytic enzyme 1-like has product MTAPAGLLLLLLLGLSQAHPLQEGSREENPDTVDITTQILMTNNGTNEILLEGDMLVPRTRNALKCYYQNCRWKKGSNGLVTIPYTISSEFTSSERQVISQAMNAFRSTTCIRFVPRQNENDYISIENLSGCYSSLGRVGGKQVLSLNRQGCIYQGIIQHELNHGLGFQHEQSRSDRDSYVRINWENIAPQNAYNFNKEDTNNLNTPYDYSSIMHYGRTAFSIQGMDTITPIPNPSVPIGQRNGFSQWDITRIKLLYGC; this is encoded by the coding sequence ATGACTGCCCCTGCAggcctgttgctgctgctcctgcttgGCCTTTCTCAGGCTCATCCTCTCCAGGAaggaagcagagaagaaaaccCAGATACCGTTGACATCACTACCCAGATTCTGATGACCAACAATGGTACCAATGAGATCCTGCTAGAAGGGGACATGCTggttcccagaaccagaaacGCCCTGAAATGCTATTACCAGAACTGCCGGTGGAAGAAAGGCTCCAATGGCTTGGTGACGATCCCCTACACCATTAGCAGTGAGTTCACTAGTTCAGAAAGGCAAGTCATCAGCCAGGCCATGAACGCATTCCGCAGCACAACCTGCATCCGCTTCGTCCCCCGTCAGAACGAGAACGACTACATCAGTATCGAGAACCTGTCTGGATGTTACAGCTCTCTGGGCAGAGTTGGGGGCAAACAGGTGCTCTCTCTCAACAGGCAGGGCTGCATCTACCAAGGCATCATCCAGCATGAGCTCAACCACGGCCTGGGCTTCCAGCACGAGCAGAGCAGGAGCGACCGCGACAGCTACGTCAGGATCAACTGGGAGAACATCGCCCCACAGAATGCCTACAACTTCAACAAGGAGGACACCAATAACCTCAACACTCCCTATGACTACTCCTCCATCATGCACTATGGAAGAACAGCCTTCTCCATCCAGGGGATGGACACCATCACCCCCATCCCTAACCCCAGTGTCCCAATTGGTCAGAGAAATGGCTTCTCCCAGTGGGACATCACGAGGATCAAACTGCTCTACGGCTGCTAA
- the LOC113122283 gene encoding high choriolytic enzyme 1-like, which produces MTAPAGLLLLLLLGLSQAHPLQEGSREENPDTVDITTQILMTNNGTNEILLEGDMLVPRTRNALKCYYQNCRWKKGSNGLVTIPYTISSEFTSSERQVISQAMNAFRSTTCIRFVPRQNENDYISIENLSGCYSSLGRVGGKQVLSLNRQGCIYQGIIQHELNHGLGFQHEQSRSDRDSYVRINWENIAPQNAYNFNKEDTNNLNTPYDYSSIMHYGRTAFSIQGMDTITPIPNPNVPIGQRNGFSQWDITRIKLLYGC; this is translated from the coding sequence ATGACTGCCCCTGCAggcctgttgctgctgctcctgcttgGCCTTTCTCAGGCTCATCCTCTCCAGGAaggaagcagagaagaaaaccCAGATACCGTCGACATCACTACCCAGATTCTGATGACCAACAATGGCACCAATGAGATCCTGCTAGAAGGGGACATGCTggttcccagaaccagaaacGCTCTGAAATGCTATTACCAGAACTGCCGGTGGAAGAAAGGCTCCAATGGCTTGGTGACGATCCCCTACACCATTAGCAGTGAGTTCACTAGTTCAGAAAGGCAAGTCATCAGCCAGGCCATGAACGCATTCCGCAGCACAACCTGCATCCGCTTCGTCCCCCGTCAGAACGAGAACGACTACATCAGTATCGAGAACCTGTCTGGATGTTACAGCTCTCTGGGCAGAGTTGGGGGCAAACAGGTGCTCTCTCTCAACAGGCAGGGCTGCATCTACCAAGGCATCATCCAGCATGAGCTCAACCACGGCCTGGGCTTCCAGCACGAGCAGAGCAGGAGCGACCGTGACAGCTACGTCAGGATCAACTGGGAGAACATCGCCCCACAGAATGCCTACAACTTCAACAAGGAGGACACCAATAACCTCAACACTCCCTATGACTACTCCTCCATCATGCACTATGGAAGAACAGCCTTCTCCATCCAGGGGATGGACACCATCACCCCCATCCCTAACCCCAATGTCCCAATTGGTCAGAGAAATGGCTTCTCCCAGTGGGACATCACGAGGATCAAACTGCTCTACGGCTGCTAA